The Schistocerca gregaria isolate iqSchGreg1 chromosome 4, iqSchGreg1.2, whole genome shotgun sequence genome contains a region encoding:
- the LOC126267014 gene encoding uncharacterized protein LOC126267014 — MKMKAGSWIAAGVLLLVCHTTAAPLQGQGYGQRQGEGHGQGQSGGQGQRAGSGAYPSSEPAAAHSRSWSTPKEEPIAPDLALARDIMTRIISLHTKEALSVVFRFYDMLRNFARGIAGVYHSR; from the exons GTGTGCTGCTGTTAGTCTGTCACACGACTGCTGCGCCCTTACAGGGCCAAGGCTATGGACAAAGGCAAGGTGAAGGTCACGGACAAGGTCAAAGCGGAGGACAAGGGCAGAGGGCGGGGAGTGGTGCGTATCCCTCCTCGGAACCAGCAGCAGCTCACAGTCGGTCTTGGTCGACGCCTAAAGAGGAGCCAATCGCACCGGACCTAGCACTGGCCCGTGACATCATGACGCGCATCATCAGCCTGCACACCAAGGAGGCCCTGTCTGTAGTCTTCAGGTTCTACGACATGCTGCGGAATTTCGCCCG GGGCATCGCAGGTGTGTACCATTCGAGATGA